The genomic window CGTATAATTCTGTTTATTTGGGATGAAGTGAATAATCTAGTACATTTACTTTATTTCCAGTAAACTGTTCTATATAAGTATTTGGCACGAGTATGAAAGAGAATTACATTTATATGCTATGCCAAAGAATTAACAACGAACCATCTTAATTCTTTTGTCAAACCGGCATTGCAACCACATCCACAGACGAAGTACATCAAAAACCACGTGTACATCTCACCGATGACAATTTTCACCCATAATTAGTCTTTAGTAAAACTTGGTCTTGAAAATGTGCACCACATGGAGGCATATGTTATATAGAATATGGTTTTGCTTTGAAGCCGGATGTTGCCAATGTTATCTGCTGAAAATGAATTCCCAATAATAGCCATAAAAAATGAagtgattttgttgaagttatTAATAAAACATCCTTTTATATCTCagatattttattgtttaatctTTGTATGACTGAATAACTAACCCTTAAATGTCACTGAACACAGCTTGTCCTCTTAGGTGATTCTGGTGTTGGTAAGAGCTGTATTGTTCTGCGATTTGTTCGTGGTCAGTTTGATCCAACATCCAAGGTAAGAATATGTTGCTTTgatcatttctttttttagtgtaaattttCCTAATATGGATGGAATGCACTATGAAATAAATTTGACACCTACTATACCAGATATGGTAACTATTCCAAAGTAGAGTTCTTATAATTTTTAGACTTTGTAATGTAAGGTAACTGTTGGAGCTTCTTTCTTGTCACAAACAATCGCTCTTCAAGACTCTACAACTGTCAAGTTTGAAATATGGGATACCGCTGGTCAAGAGAGGTAACTTTCATTTATCTTTCCAGTTTGCACACGATTCACTCTACAAACAATTACAATTTACGAGAgcttatttttttgtttctcataATATTCCCCCTTTTCTTATTTCAATAAGATGTACATTCTGAAGTAAAATTTGATTGCCGATCATCTGTTTCAGGTATGCTGCATTGGCACCACTGTATTATCGTGGTGCAGCGGTTGCAGTTATTGTCTACGATATAACGAGCCCAGAATCTTTCAGCAAAGCACAGTACTGGGTTAAGGTATATTTACCGTTATCAAATAGTTCTATATTTCATTTCTTGTATGGTATAGTTACTTGAATGATATgaataaaaacaacaacaaacacaaatacaacaatcatattttaatcaaaGTCATTTGTAATCATTATAGTTCAGTAATTTTGAGTAAGTTACCATATGGTTGTGATCCTTGTGGCTTAATAGCAACACCCTTACCTCTTGATGGGTATAAGGAAGTTCAAGACCTGGGTGTTCAGAGGAAAAATAGGCATAATATGTAGAGAAAAGATTGTAGAGTCATGTCTAGAAGACCAAGAGCGTCTCCAGTAAGAAGAGTTGATCAGAGAATAGCTCAAAAAATGGATAGGAACACTGAGAAAAAATGTCCTCTTGCCCTCTCCAATGACCTCGTGTTTGATAGAACACATCATAGTGAAGAACGGCTTTGGTAGTTGTTTGTAGAAAGACAAAAGAAGTTCATAATACATGCTAGCTGGAAACAAATATGTACTTATAATTACTAGTTATTAGATTTGTTGAATTTGGTCACAAAATCAGTTTTTGTCTGTTTTGCGCACTTctgtattaaaaaaatcaattatctGCCCCGATAGAGATCAAAATAAACTGGTTTCCTTCATTACTCCTTATGCACATGAGATTGCAACATTGCATTTATTGACTTATGTTAGAGTTGGAAGAAATCTGATCGTTCTCATTGTAGGAAGAAATATGTGTGATAAACTCATAATCGGcatatatattttgatgtacTGTCATTGCTCACACAAACACACTCACACAgatgcatatatttttacaTTCTGTCAGTTTCGTTTTAGCAGCtgaaatattgtaattttttaggAACTACAAAAACATGGAAGCCCTGATATAGTGATGGCATTGGTCGGTAATAAAGCTGATCTTAATGAGAAGCGGGAAGTGGCTGTTCAGGTAGTGCAACACCCCTAAATAATATAAGTGTCTAGTAAACAAAACAACGACTTGTTTTCCTTAAATAGTATGTTTTTTGTTCTCGTGAAGGATGGCACGGAATATGCAGAGAAGAACGGAATGTTTTTTATAGAGACATCTGCAAAGACAGCAGATAATATAAACGAACTGTTTGAGGTACCTTTGATGTTTGCATCCTTTCAGTTATTCCATTTTAAATTAATCATGAGAGTTTGTATTTGGTAAGAACGATAATGAATGAACAATAGAAAATAATTGGTTATTCTGATTTTTATGGAAATTAGGAATTTACATTGATCACATCTTACTCTTCTAAATCTACAACTGTTTTGAACCATGTTAAACTAAATATCTATGAATCgcattttaatcttttatatgTGAATTTGGTTGATTATAAGGTGCCAAAATGATATGGTCCAGTTTTGATGCTGATCATGTGGTTTGAAGCTTGGTCTGTTTAACAGTAACATCTTAACACAAAGCTACAAGAAGCTTACATCAAAACATACTCAAATTTTAGGAACTGTTGGAATATTGTTTGATATTGACTTTGCAGATCTTTGAGACTTTCGAGAGGCTATGCTAGTAGTAGTAAATTTTCAGTTTTAACTCTGGTCTTTGGTCTCTTAGGACTTTGTTGACTATGCTACTAGCAAGCTTCCCCATGATGTTCTTGCTGCCTGATGAAGATAGTTGTAAGCAAATTCATATACCTATTGGAGGAGCTAAACATGATCTTTGAGATAGGTATCCCATcctacaaaaatttaaaaattgaatcttttcCAAACAAAAATAACATCTTGGTCTTGGAATGTGTAAGGAGTTTAacgaataaaaaaatattctaggCCATAGAAAAGTGAGTTAGAATGCCCTGGATCACATTTGAAGGCTATGTAAGATTGCTACAGAGAGAATTTAAACTAACATGCTTAGAAGCGCCAATATCGAGCCCCTAAAAAATTGCTACCTTTGTTTCATGCTTCTTATGCATTGAGGATACAAAAGAAAACATGATTTTGCTACAAAAATTACACcgctttattattattattattattattattattattattattattattattattattcataaattaacCACAGATTAGTAACTAAGTTCTTTAAATCCTTGCCATCAAGTTCTCAAatcaaattgtatatttttgCAACAGTTAATAGCCttctttaaaaatatattgcCGAAACTAGGGGTGAAAAAATCCACTCATCTATTGTTCTTGAGATCTGATATTCTCTAGAGCTTTGCTATGAGTGGTTGAACTAGTGTGCACAACGGACAATGACAAATGGACTAGTTTGGGTACTTGCATGGTTACTCAAACGCTCAAGCAAGGGCTTGATTTGATCTAGCAACAGTATAGAACAATGTGTGTTCCTGAGGGCTAATGAGTGAGACTCCATGCAATACCAACAATCAGATCTGGCCACAGGGTGGGCCGCAGACAACCAGAACCAACATGTTTGGCCTAGCTTGAACAATGCCATTTGTTGATTTGAAACTTGATGGAAAGATATAAGGAAGTTGATCATTGATGCAATTCAAGAAATGCTGATTTTTTTCAAGAAATGCCTAGGCTAATATACAGGCAAAGTGACCAATGGTTCAATCTTGGGTTCAAGTGGTTTTACCAAGAGACTTAGTGGCATGAGTCATTTGCCTTTTCTTTTGTGTACCATTGTCAATGCCTTGATGTGCTATAATAATTCCATATTTAATTGCTTGCTATTCACGTCAGCGTGTTTAATTTGTCAACAAGTTTACTCAATAttgcaaaattcaaaattcatgTTGGGTTGAATTTGGCCTGTGCTGTTTaagttcttatattttgtgTTTATCATGTTAACCTCATTGAGTTAAAGATCTAAATACTAGTCATGATTGCATATTTGTGAGGAATTTTGGAATGATAAAGTTTTACATGGCAAACAAAAACCTGCTTATTTTTTTGTAGTATTTAGTTCAAGCTTTTAAAGTATATCTTTGTTGTTATGTATCTGATGATCTCTTTCTTTCAGCTTTATAAGAAATTCatcttgatttttattttatatatatcattATGAATTTGCTGTATTACTCTAAGATTTCATATTCTCATTAGGCTTAAAGATTGACATGTTTATATTCTTCCACAGGAAATTGCGAAAAGACTGCCTCGCCCACCAGTCACTTGATGTGCAGAGAGTGCAGCTCAGCTCACTAAAGGATTTGCATTTGCTTTGAATCCTTTAAAATTGTAGTGTATGCAGTTATGATTGTTATGTATATGTTGATTATATGATATGTCTAGTCTTGCATCAACttgtaataatattattattattgactcCATGTCACGGTCCACGGATGACATGATGAATATCCCTTAGGCTATGCTTTTGAGAATTGAGACCCACAAGCATATTAAGTCTTGTTTATTATGATTTCACATCCAATTTAGGATGCCATTTCAGACACACGATGCGTTTGGTGGTTGTTGATCATGCTTTGTGAGAATTTAGTTGAAGTGCATAAATCgacacattattattattactctctctctctcttataaCGTTTGTACCAActtcattcttttaatttttgaagtatTAAATTggtcttttagttttttttgaagTACTAATGGTTGCAAGTATTGTATTACTATAATGCCTTTTGAAAAAGTATCCATCAAACTCACTGAATTGTGTTTCGGTGAGTTTCGCATACAAGCCAAGGGTAGCGGATGTAATTGTTCCTGTACGCACCTTGTAGCGAACACTCTTCTGACAACACTGCTAGGATTGTTGGATTCATCCAAATGGCCCTTATTGCTTTACACCAACTAGCTATTATAAACAGTTATAATCGTCTTTCCTTACATAAAGGCATGACTTTGGTGTGCATTATAAATATGTTTGATTGTACCTGAACTCATTGAACTTCTATTCCTTAGCGTGAACATGATATTTCTTGGAAGTACTAAATTCTTCGCCATCTCGCGCACAAGTACCTTCTCCTGTTTTGGCCTCTCGGCATATTTGTGACCTTCAAATCTTTTTGCCATTTTATGATTGTGTGTCCCGTCCATGAAATTGAGACTCCACTTATCATAGCTTAATAGATAACTCCTAAGCTTAAACGGACAATTACATTTTAAAGTTGTGTGGCTTCCTGTTTCTTGTTGATGTACGCCCTATATTCACCTCTAACAACCCATCATAACATAAACTTTTCTACTATTGCCCTAATTGCCGGACTTTGCAACCACAACTATAAATCTTAACTTCTTCGCTTCAGCACAAATTCATGCTTGCATCTCTTTTCATTAGTAAATTTCTACTGATCGTGAATTGTAGGCAAAAATCAATTGCGGGTTTCACAACCATCATCTTTTTGCTCAGTTGTCCATTGCCCTTATGTTCTTTGACCAGCTTCTTCTCAACCTTAGGCAGCTTCTCATCAACCTTAGGTTGCTTGTTTAACTTAACACTAACCTTAAGCTCTTTGATTGGTTTACGATCAACCTGCCATAACCgaaacaattcaaaaaaaaaaatgctatcaGCTTCAGCTCTAGTATCAAAGTgctccgctacttaagtagcgaactacCATTCGCTACTTAACTAGCAAACTATCATTCACTGATTAACTAGCAAACCTAACCAGTAcagtagattttgtaaaattcgtatgcTTTATGATAATATTTGTTACTTGTGCATAGActaaaaaagaaggaaaaaacaCTTTTAGAAAGGACACTTCTTCATTGATTGACTCATAGCATCACTTCTTCGCTTTCTGTTCTGTGCTTCTCTCAATCATGGCTGCCAATGCCCCCATCACCATGAAAGTAGCCTTAACTTAACGGTGATTCCATTTCACCGTTTTCCTAACTCAATTTTCTTCCTCATATCCAAATTCAATTCATCACCGTGTTTttactttttcaaattcattgattaattaattttcaaattttttgtgttttgcaggTGGGAAGCGTTGGGATCAATCCACAATTCATCACTTTCACTCATGTTACGATGGAATCTGAAAAGTTTATATGGGTTACAGAAACTACTCCTTCCTGATATAGTGATGGCATTGGTCAGCAGTTTTAATTTGTCAAGTACTACTCCATATTTaagttcttatattttgtgTTTATCATGTTAACCTCATTGAGTTAAAGATCTAAATACTAGTAGTCATGATTGCATATTTGTGAGGAATTTCGGACTGATAAAGTTTTACATGCAAACTAAAACCtgcccctttttttttttttgtagtatttATTTTAAGCTTTTAAAGTATATATCTTTGTTGTTATGTATGCTATGATCTCTTTCTTTGAGCTTTATAAGAAattcatcttttctttgttcTGTCTTAACAAATCATattcatcttttattttaaCCAAATGAAATCATATTGATGTCAAAAAATCATTTCTCTTAAACTAATGTACTTGGAAGAGGTATATACTCGCAGTCGCACTATCTTGCTTTGTTTTCTGTCTTAACAAATTGCCTCATATCCTGAGTTTGAGTTCAAATTTCTCACTACTGATTATGTATTTCCCCACCTAGAAAAATTGACCACATGGTTGCAACCAATGAAGTTACTTTAGAGGGATTTGAAGTTGATGAAGAAGGACATACCAACAATTCTCTTAAGAGACGACCAATGGATCATGTTTTTGGGTTTGAGTATATTTTATTATGTGGTTTTGCAGATTTTCTGGATGTCTTGAAGAAGGGTATTGTCATATGCTATGGATGTTATTGCCATGTTTGATATGGTTGCAGCTTTGGCATGGAGAATTTAAAACGAATTGATTTGCCACTTGCCAGGACTAATGTTTTTGCTAGTTACAGGGGCTAGTTGTGAGCAACTTCTAACATTTTTTAGTTGATTTTGATCATTTTTTAGTTCCAGCTTTGTATTTTAATAAAACAGTGAACTTATTTCATGATTCAATTAATTTTCATAACTTGTAAGCTATTtgaaaaatagagatgaaatagattgtttgaaaaaataatagcagagaaaacataaaaaaaaaacaaaataatagtaaGGAATacattggaaaaaaaatattacaaaccgATTAGTTTGGTTTGATTTCAATTTGAAAAACAGCAAAAACTGGATCGATTGATAGTTCATTTGTTCGGACACCTTTTTGACTAAAAATCGATCCAATTACACCATAGggttaataacatatcaaataatttcaaatttatgatttttttttgtatggatAATcacaaatttgaaattattgagcggtgtaataTTATTATTCAAATATTACATTCTGAAAATAAGAGACTTagaaacctaaaaaataaataaataaataaataaaatgtactAGTCACCTTTTTGTTTGgaataaaatgtaaatttaTTCGTTTAGAATAAAATGTACTATTACCTATAGCTCACTTATCCCTTGCATTTCCTTTACGCAACCGAAGTTCAAGTTGGGTGGCTAAGTGCCAAATGTCAAATGCAAAAGTCATCAATTGTGAAGAATTTAAGGGCCACGGTAAAATTTAGGAGTTTaggtttcaaaataaaattgaaaccaGTTAAGTGGTTGAATTTAagtgattaataaattttagagtaaatcatttgaaaaattcgagttcaatttctttaaagaataaatttttaacaaacttaattaaataaaacaaaagattaAAAGCATccataacaaaattttaaaaattttattgtaaataaattttttattataataacacACTTAAGTATCAAATAAAAGTCAATAACATATGCGAAATTAGTAATAATGGATAGTTTGAAACACAATTATGAAATgaaaaatcaaccaaataaacagaaaaatgaaaattacatgTGAAATGAGTTAGCCACCATGGATTCTCTTACCTAAGACACGACACAAAGACCATTTCCTTAAAAAGTCAAGGACAAAAAACATGTCTATGTTAATGTTCTTCTAACACAAACAATTGTTCGTTATTATTCGATTCATTATTTATTCCGatttcactatttttttctatattgtttttcaa from Trifolium pratense cultivar HEN17-A07 linkage group LG1, ARS_RC_1.1, whole genome shotgun sequence includes these protein-coding regions:
- the LOC123919776 gene encoding ras-related protein RABF1 isoform X2; protein product: MGCGSSFPDRDSRQLGRPLPENAGGQDAKNLRVKLVLLGDSGVGKSCIVLRFVRGQFDPTSKVTVGASFLSQTIALQDSTTVKFEIWDTAGQERYAALAPLYYRGAAVAVIVYDITSPESFSKAQYWVKELQKHGSPDIVMALVGNKADLNEKREVAVQDGTEYAEKNGMFFIETSAKTADNINELFEEIAKRLPRPPVT
- the LOC123919776 gene encoding ras-related protein RABF1 isoform X1; this encodes MGCGSSFPDRDSRQLGRPLPENAGGQDAKNLRVKLVLLGDSGVGKSCIVLRFVRGQFDPTSKVTVGASFLSQTIALQDSTTVKFEIWDTAGQERYAALAPLYYRGAAVAVIVYDITSPESFSKAQYWVKELQKHGSPDIVMALVGNKADLNEKREVAVQDGTEYAEKNGMFFIETSAKTADNINELFEDFVDYATSKLPHDVLAA